Part of the Olsenella profusa DSM 13989 genome, CCATGGGCAACTACTATGCGGAGCTGGACGGCAACGCCAGCGCGCGCGACGCGGCCTTCTATGCCCGCCGTGGCCAAGGTGGCTGCGGCCTCGTGCTCACGGAGATCTGCTCCGTGATGGATGGGGCGGGGCGTGGTGACGCCCGCAACCTCCTTTTGGACGCGGATGACAAGATCCCCAGCTTCAAGGCCATGGTGGATGTGGTTCACGGAACGGGCGCCAAGTTTGGCCTGGAGATCTACCATCCCGGCTGCCAGGGCACGCCTGCCCTCGCTCCCGACGGTATCCTGGCGAGCCCCTCGGGCCAGGAGTCGAAGCTCACGCATGCGCTCACACGCGCCCTCACGCACGACGAGGTGCTCGAGGTCATCGATGCCTTCATCGCCGCAGGCGTCCGCGCCCAGAAGGCCGGCTTCGATGCCGTGGAGCTGCACTGCGCCCATGGCTACCTGCTCTGCCAGTTCCTCTCGCCCTACACGAACCACCGCGATGACGAGTTCGGGGGCTCTCCCGAAGGCCGTGCGGAGATCGTGCGGCGCATCATCCGGGGCATCCGCGAGCGGACGAGTCCCGACTTCCCCATACTGGTACGCCTCACGGCTGACGAGTACCTGCGCATGGTGGGCATCGACGACGGCATCACCCTGCCACTCGCCGTGGAGTACTGCAGGCTGTTCGAGGTCTGGGGTGCCGATGCCCTCGACATCTCCGCGGGCAACTACGAGACCATGAATTGGGCGTGGGAGCCCGTCGGCTTTGACGAGGGCTGGAAGTCCGTCAACGGCAGGACCATCGCGGCCGCGGTCGGCATCCCCGTCATCGCCTGTTCGGTGGTGCGCCATCCCGAGACGGCCATGGACCTCATCGAGGGGGGCGTGGCCCTGGTGGGATCCGCCCGCCAGTTCTTTGCGGACCCCGACTGGTCGAACAAGGTGCGCGCTGGCAGGGCGGACGAGATCCGCCCCTGCATCAGCTGCATGCGCTGCATCGAGAGCCTCATGGCCGCGCACGAGGACCCCTACACGCCCATGGTCTGCTCCGTGAACCCCGAGGCCGGGCGCGAATGCGACCTTGCCCCCATCGAGCGGGATGGGGACGGCAGTCCCGTGGCGGTGGTGGGCTCCGGCCCCGCAGGGCTCGTCGCGGCGATCGTGCTGGCGCAACGGGGCTACAGGCCGGTCGTCTTCGAGAGGGACTCCCAGGTCGGGGGCCAGCTCGTGCTGGCCGAGCGCCCGCCCAAGAAGTGGCGCCTCGGCTGGCTCGTCCGGTACTACCAGTCCCAGCTTGCCAGGTGGGACGTGGAGGTTCGCACCAGCACGGCGTTCGACGAGACCGCACTCGCAGAGCTGGCGCCCCGGGCCGTCGTGTGGGCGGCAGGCTCCGAGCCCATCAGGCCCGCGTCCATCGAGGGGCTCGATGACCCCCGCGTCCTCACGCCACCGG contains:
- a CDS encoding oxidoreductase; the protein is MFDRLFEPVTINGMVVPNRVVFEPMGNYYAELDGNASARDAAFYARRGQGGCGLVLTEICSVMDGAGRGDARNLLLDADDKIPSFKAMVDVVHGTGAKFGLEIYHPGCQGTPALAPDGILASPSGQESKLTHALTRALTHDEVLEVIDAFIAAGVRAQKAGFDAVELHCAHGYLLCQFLSPYTNHRDDEFGGSPEGRAEIVRRIIRGIRERTSPDFPILVRLTADEYLRMVGIDDGITLPLAVEYCRLFEVWGADALDISAGNYETMNWAWEPVGFDEGWKSVNGRTIAAAVGIPVIACSVVRHPETAMDLIEGGVALVGSARQFFADPDWSNKVRAGRADEIRPCISCMRCIESLMAAHEDPYTPMVCSVNPEAGRECDLAPIERDGDGSPVAVVGSGPAGLVAAIVLAQRGYRPVVFERDSQVGGQLVLAERPPKKWRLGWLVRYYQSQLARWDVEVRTSTAFDETALAELAPRAVVWAAGSEPIRPASIEGLDDPRVLTPPEAIMADPAISGERVCVVGSGMTGIECAEMLAAQGNHVELYEMLDEIGPDLFFQNRIDIMGRLGQTDARMFTDTRLTSVSDGSAAFERADGTTLTATFDHLVLSLGTEPMPVPSWLRESGIAIAEAGDATGVGRIQEATRTGYDVARALLG